The following are from one region of the Bos mutus isolate GX-2022 chromosome 18, NWIPB_WYAK_1.1, whole genome shotgun sequence genome:
- the JPH3 gene encoding junctophilin-3 isoform X2, whose translation MSSGGRFNFDDGGSYCGGWEDGKAHGHGVCTGPKGQGEYTGSWSHGFEVLGVYTWPSGNTYQGTWAQGKRHGIGLESKGKWVYKGEWTHGFKGRYGVRECTGNGAKYEGTWSNGLQDGYGTETYSDGGGWTRG comes from the exons ATGTCCAGTGGGGGCAGGTTTAATTTTGACGATGGAGGGTCCTACTGTGGAGGCTGGGAGGACGGCAAGGCGCACGGCCATGGCGTCTGCACCGGCCCCAAGGGCCAAGGCGAATACACCGGCTCGTGGAGCCACGGCTTCGAGGTACTGGGCGTCTACACCTGGCCCAGCGGCAACACGTACCAGGGCACTTGGGCGCAGGGCAAGCGCCACGGCATCGGCCTGGAGAGCAAGGGGAAGTGGGTGTACAAGGGCGAGTGGACGCACGGATTTAAGGGGCGCTACGGGGTGCGGGAGTGCACGGGCAACGGGGCCAAGTACGAAGGGACCTGGAGCAACGGGCTGCAGGACGGCTACGGCACGGAGACCTACTCCGATGGAG GTGGTTGGACGCGGGGCTAG